From Candidatus Melainabacteria bacterium RIFOXYA2_FULL_32_9, a single genomic window includes:
- a CDS encoding quercetin 2,3-dioxygenase, whose protein sequence is MITVRKSSERGYTNRGWMNSYRTFSFEEYQNENHMHFRDLRVINEDIVQPEQGFPAHRHKNMEIITYVINGELIHEDNLGNSSVIHSNQVQRITAGKGIIHSEYNYSQTDNLHFIQIWIFPDQDNLKPGYECKLFSFNDKDGQLCLIASNDGHDNSLQIHQDVNIYASILNIGEKSTFKQNPDRYTWIQVIYGKLLIDDISLKKGDGVALSDKECIELYPLEKSEILLFDLK, encoded by the coding sequence ATGATTACTGTACGTAAAAGTAGTGAACGTGGATATACTAATCGTGGATGGATGAATTCATATCGGACATTCTCTTTTGAGGAATATCAGAATGAAAATCATATGCACTTTAGAGATCTTCGAGTGATTAATGAAGATATAGTTCAACCTGAACAGGGATTTCCTGCTCATAGGCATAAAAATATGGAAATAATTACTTATGTTATAAATGGTGAACTTATTCATGAAGATAATCTCGGAAATAGTTCTGTGATTCATTCTAACCAGGTTCAGAGAATAACTGCAGGAAAAGGTATTATACACAGTGAATATAATTATTCTCAGACTGATAATTTGCATTTCATACAAATCTGGATTTTCCCGGATCAAGATAACTTAAAACCTGGTTATGAGTGTAAGTTATTTTCGTTTAATGATAAAGACGGACAATTATGCCTGATTGCTTCTAATGATGGACATGATAACTCTCTTCAAATACATCAAGATGTTAATATTTATGCAAGCATACTTAATATAGGTGAAAAATCGACTTTTAAACAAAATCCAGATCGATATACCTGGATACAGGTAATTTATGGGAAATTGCTTATAGACGATATTTCACTCAAAAAAGGAGATGGTGTAGCATTAAGTGATAAAGAATGTATAGAATTATACCCGTTAGAAAAAAGCGAGATATTGCTATTTGATCTTAAATAA
- a CDS encoding ABC transporter substrate-binding protein: MSIPLYILKRILQVIPLLFLVSIVSFIVIKLSPVDPLAELKMNPAISPQTLQAEKERLGLDLPIHKQYVKWLTSALKGDLGISTSGEKVIDKLTERIPNTLMLTFSVIVITWLVAVPLGIFAALHWKTPFDRALTLISSLGMAVPTFFMALLMLIFAVKTGWFPVGGLTSVGFEKFNPIHKILDITHHLFLPVLVLATASLAGLQRQMRGNLLDVLEADYVKMARAKGLPEHKVIYKHAVRNAINPMVTLLGFEFASLLSGAALTEYVFQYPGLGRLILEAVIKLDINLVMASLMMGAIMLVVGNLIADILLKLVDPRITLS; this comes from the coding sequence ATGTCTATACCTTTATACATATTAAAAAGAATACTACAAGTCATACCATTATTGTTTTTGGTTTCAATAGTGAGCTTTATTGTTATTAAATTAAGTCCTGTTGATCCATTAGCAGAGCTAAAAATGAATCCTGCTATATCACCTCAAACACTTCAAGCAGAAAAAGAAAGACTAGGACTTGATTTACCTATACATAAACAATATGTAAAATGGTTAACAAGTGCCTTAAAAGGCGACCTTGGAATATCAACATCCGGTGAGAAAGTTATAGATAAATTAACAGAAAGAATTCCGAATACATTAATGCTAACTTTCTCAGTGATAGTAATAACTTGGCTTGTAGCTGTCCCATTGGGCATTTTTGCAGCATTACACTGGAAAACCCCTTTTGACAGGGCTCTAACACTAATATCCTCTTTGGGAATGGCAGTTCCTACATTTTTTATGGCTTTATTAATGTTAATTTTTGCAGTAAAAACCGGTTGGTTTCCTGTAGGAGGGTTAACTAGTGTAGGATTTGAGAAATTTAACCCTATACATAAAATATTGGACATAACACACCATCTATTTTTACCAGTGCTGGTATTAGCTACTGCCAGCCTTGCAGGATTACAAAGACAAATGAGAGGTAACTTGTTGGATGTCCTTGAGGCAGATTATGTAAAAATGGCAAGGGCTAAAGGATTACCTGAGCATAAAGTTATTTATAAACATGCCGTAAGAAACGCCATTAACCCCATGGTTACTTTATTGGGATTTGAGTTTGCATCATTATTAAGCGGTGCTGCACTAACCGAATATGTTTTTCAATATCCGGGCCTTGGCAGATTAATACTTGAGGCTGTAATTAAGTTAGATATAAATCTCGTAATGGCTTCTCTTATGATGGGAGCAATCATGCTTGTAGTTGGTAATTTGATTGCCGATATATTGTTAAAGTTAGTAGATCCAAGAATTACATTGAGTTAA